From Aristaeella lactis, the proteins below share one genomic window:
- a CDS encoding GGDEF domain-containing phosphodiesterase: protein MNQDVLFSQYLEELTDTITDLDHFNLEKIYSVLKELCIAFRVCKGVAEYYSSAEEERLGHGTVLICYDSGEEPADVLTCRTVLSNILVADCKAFRAKGAEPWNEQERKRIEMVQRLMLTVVGRLRAEGMVEQATLFDDAGYSNFRFLTATIEQIGSSGTITDYAFARFNLRHFSLINRQLGRDICDLVMRKYIDKLEEIVSPDGIVSRLGGDNFVTVFRKEKLNEVLVHFEGFPVPYSSEDDGRVLLSSRAGIFLVPENYYYCHSEDILDRLTSSYNAAWRGDAGDIVYASEQMMEEKDRFMQIRAQFPVGLKNHEFQVFYQPKINLRDNSIAGAEALSRWCRNGTLIMPADYISDLEQTMDICKLDFYVLDQVCRDLRRWLDEGRQVVRVSVNFSRRHLINMNLTDSILAIIDKHHVPHEFIEVELTETVTDVEFRDLKRVAGALHDAGIYTSVDDFGIGYSSLNLIREIPWNILKVDKNFLPINEEAEGDRQNIMFRHVVNMAKEIGLTCVAEGVETINQVNILRKCGCDIAQGFYYDKPLPVKEFEERLDRHFYPQDRSCG from the coding sequence ATGAATCAGGACGTCTTGTTTTCGCAGTATCTGGAAGAGCTGACGGATACAATCACGGATCTTGATCATTTCAACCTCGAAAAAATCTATTCCGTCCTGAAAGAACTGTGCATCGCATTCCGGGTATGCAAAGGCGTTGCCGAGTATTACAGCAGCGCTGAAGAAGAACGCCTGGGCCACGGTACAGTTCTGATTTGCTATGACAGCGGTGAAGAACCCGCAGATGTCCTGACCTGCCGCACCGTACTGAGCAACATTTTAGTCGCGGACTGCAAAGCCTTCCGTGCAAAAGGCGCGGAACCATGGAACGAACAGGAACGAAAACGGATCGAAATGGTCCAGCGGCTGATGCTCACCGTGGTCGGCCGCCTGCGTGCGGAAGGGATGGTGGAACAAGCCACCCTCTTCGATGACGCGGGCTACAGCAATTTCCGTTTTCTCACCGCAACGATAGAACAAATCGGCTCCTCAGGCACGATCACAGACTATGCTTTCGCCCGGTTCAACCTGCGTCATTTCTCCTTGATCAACAGGCAGCTGGGCAGGGATATCTGTGATCTGGTCATGAGAAAATATATCGACAAACTGGAAGAAATTGTCAGTCCGGATGGCATTGTGAGCCGCCTTGGCGGGGATAACTTTGTCACCGTCTTCCGGAAAGAGAAGTTAAACGAGGTCCTGGTGCATTTTGAGGGCTTCCCGGTTCCTTACAGCAGTGAAGATGACGGCCGGGTTCTGCTTTCCTCACGTGCCGGGATCTTTCTTGTTCCCGAAAACTATTACTACTGCCACAGCGAAGATATCCTTGACCGCCTCACCAGCTCCTACAATGCTGCCTGGCGCGGAGATGCCGGGGATATCGTCTATGCCAGTGAACAGATGATGGAGGAAAAGGACCGGTTCATGCAGATCCGTGCCCAGTTCCCCGTAGGACTGAAAAACCATGAATTCCAGGTTTTCTACCAGCCAAAGATCAACCTGCGGGATAACAGCATTGCCGGTGCCGAGGCCCTGAGCCGCTGGTGCCGCAACGGAACCCTGATCATGCCGGCGGATTATATATCCGACCTGGAGCAGACCATGGACATCTGCAAGCTGGATTTCTACGTGCTGGATCAGGTTTGCCGGGATCTGCGCCGCTGGCTGGATGAAGGACGCCAGGTCGTCCGTGTATCCGTAAACTTTTCCCGCCGCCACCTGATCAACATGAACCTGACAGACAGCATCCTGGCGATCATCGACAAGCATCATGTTCCCCACGAATTCATCGAGGTTGAACTGACAGAAACCGTTACGGACGTGGAATTCCGTGACCTGAAACGCGTTGCCGGCGCCCTGCATGATGCCGGGATCTACACCTCCGTGGATGACTTCGGGATCGGCTACAGCTCCCTGAACCTGATCCGGGAGATCCCCTGGAACATCCTGAAGGTGGATAAGAATTTCCTGCCCATCAATGAAGAAGCTGAAGGCGACCGGCAGAACATCATGTTCCGCCACGTGGTCAACATGGCCAAGGAGATCGGCCTCACCTGTGTGGCCGAGGGCGTGGAAACCATCAATCAGGTAAACATCCTGCGCAAGTGCGGCTGCGATATCGCCCAGGGATTCTACTATGACAAGCCCCTTCCCGTGAAAGAGTTTGAAGAACGCCTCGACAGGCACTTCTATCCGCAGGACAGATCATGTGGCTAA
- a CDS encoding helix-turn-helix transcriptional regulator yields the protein MNTFYEQRPEQLFIGEMTHHTFPAHVHSVAELVVITRGTVVVTIDEVRYKLDPGDAFIVFPLVPHSYDELSEDSNGVTAIFPPEIIPEYAGTFHGLQPECPLLRAGDTCLDLRLAVDRLSHLNMEENLPLCVSYLHVLLAGLLHSLSYRPVYDYSEKELGHRIIHYISEHAFEEITLESASRALGISVSHLSHFFSERMHTNFRRFINAIRISRARLLMRDPNMTLTEISDACGYTNMRTFRRAFQSELGCLPSEHMESLRSRITDPGEARIRNSDMQFILHSADFN from the coding sequence GTGAATACGTTCTATGAACAGCGTCCGGAGCAACTGTTTATCGGTGAAATGACACACCACACCTTCCCTGCCCACGTTCATTCCGTGGCGGAGCTGGTGGTCATAACCCGGGGTACCGTCGTCGTCACGATTGATGAGGTCCGGTATAAGCTCGATCCGGGAGATGCCTTCATCGTCTTCCCCCTGGTGCCTCACAGCTATGATGAACTGAGTGAGGATTCCAACGGGGTCACCGCCATCTTCCCTCCGGAGATCATTCCGGAATACGCCGGCACCTTCCATGGTCTTCAGCCGGAATGCCCCCTGCTGCGTGCCGGGGATACCTGTCTGGACCTCCGGCTGGCCGTGGACCGGCTCAGCCATCTGAACATGGAGGAAAACCTGCCCCTGTGCGTCTCCTACCTGCATGTGCTGCTTGCCGGCCTGCTCCACAGCCTTTCCTACCGTCCGGTCTATGATTACAGTGAAAAGGAACTGGGCCACCGGATCATCCACTATATATCCGAGCACGCTTTTGAGGAGATCACCCTGGAAAGCGCTTCCCGTGCGCTGGGGATCAGCGTCTCCCACCTTTCCCATTTCTTCTCGGAAAGGATGCATACCAATTTCCGCCGGTTTATCAACGCCATCCGGATCAGCCGCGCGCGCCTGCTGATGCGGGATCCGAACATGACGCTGACCGAGATCAGCGATGCCTGCGGCTATACCAACATGCGCACCTTTCGCCGCGCCTTCCAGTCGGAGCTGGGATGCCTGCCCTCCGAGCACATGGAGTCCCTGCGCAGCCGGATCACCGATCCGGGTGAAGCCCGCATCCGGAACTCCGACATGCAGTTCATCCTTCACAGCGCAGACTTTAATTAA
- a CDS encoding dUTP diphosphatase: protein MKIARFTHVSEAQYREAMSGREGFLPLEEIPLPKRATAGSAGYDFVSPVDVTIPGGETALIPTGIRAEMEQGWVLMLFPRSSLGFKYSMRLANTVGVIDSDYAYAKNEGHIMVKLRNPLDTPVSIGRGDRFCQGVFLPYGTAEEEDDFAVRTGGFGSTNK from the coding sequence ATGAAGATTGCAAGATTTACGCATGTATCTGAGGCACAGTACCGGGAAGCTATGTCCGGCCGGGAGGGTTTTCTTCCGCTGGAAGAGATTCCTCTGCCCAAACGCGCGACAGCCGGCAGTGCCGGATACGACTTTGTGTCGCCGGTGGACGTGACGATCCCCGGGGGAGAAACGGCCCTGATCCCCACCGGGATCCGGGCGGAGATGGAACAGGGCTGGGTGCTGATGCTCTTTCCCCGCAGCTCGCTGGGGTTCAAATACAGCATGCGGCTGGCCAATACGGTGGGCGTGATCGACAGCGATTACGCGTATGCGAAGAACGAGGGCCATATTATGGTCAAACTTCGCAACCCGCTGGACACACCGGTGTCCATCGGCAGGGGGGACAGATTCTGCCAGGGCGTATTCCTGCCCTACGGAACGGCGGAGGAGGAAGACGACTTCGCTGTGAGGACCGGCGGATTCGGTTCGACGAACAAATGA
- a CDS encoding O-acetylhomoserine aminocarboxypropyltransferase/cysteine synthase family protein gives MSRIETLCVQGGYTPKNGEPRQIPIIQSTTFKYDTSEDMGKLFDLEASGYFYTRLQNPTNDTVAARICALEGGTAAMLTSSGQAANFYSVFNIANAGDHVVACSAIYGGTYNLFAVTMKKMGIDFTFISPDCTDEELNAAFRPNTKALFGETIANPALSVLDIEQFAKAAHAHGVPLIIDNTFATPVNCRPIEWGADIVTHSTTKYMDGHGSAVGGCIVDSGKFDWNRYADKFPGLTTPDESYHGITYTERFGLEGAFITKATAQLMRDFGSIQSPQNAFILGLGLESLHVRMKSHCENAQAVAEFLAGHDKVAWVTYCGLPGDKYYERAQKYLPNGSCGVVSFGVKGGRKAAEAFMKHLKVAAIETHVADARSCCLHPASATHRQMSDEELLAAGVSPDLVRFSVGLENKDDLIEDIAQALAAI, from the coding sequence ATGTCCAGAATTGAAACACTTTGCGTACAGGGCGGCTATACGCCGAAAAACGGTGAACCCCGCCAGATCCCGATCATCCAGTCCACCACCTTCAAGTATGATACCAGCGAGGACATGGGCAAGCTCTTTGACCTGGAAGCCTCCGGTTATTTCTATACCCGGCTGCAGAACCCCACCAATGACACGGTGGCGGCGCGGATCTGTGCCCTGGAGGGCGGCACTGCCGCGATGCTGACCTCTTCCGGCCAGGCTGCCAACTTCTATTCCGTTTTCAATATCGCCAACGCCGGAGACCATGTGGTCGCCTGCTCCGCGATCTACGGCGGCACCTATAACCTGTTTGCCGTCACCATGAAGAAGATGGGCATAGACTTCACCTTCATCAGCCCGGACTGCACAGATGAAGAGCTGAACGCCGCCTTCCGCCCGAACACCAAGGCCCTCTTCGGTGAAACCATCGCCAACCCGGCGCTGAGCGTGCTGGATATTGAGCAGTTTGCCAAAGCCGCCCACGCCCACGGCGTTCCGCTGATCATCGACAACACCTTCGCCACTCCTGTCAACTGCCGTCCCATCGAATGGGGTGCTGACATCGTCACCCACTCCACCACCAAGTATATGGACGGCCACGGCAGCGCCGTCGGCGGCTGCATTGTGGACAGCGGCAAATTCGACTGGAACAGATATGCCGATAAGTTCCCCGGCCTCACCACGCCGGACGAAAGCTATCACGGCATCACCTATACCGAACGCTTCGGCCTGGAAGGCGCCTTCATCACCAAGGCAACCGCCCAGCTGATGCGTGACTTCGGTTCCATCCAGAGCCCGCAGAACGCTTTCATCCTGGGCCTGGGTCTGGAAAGCCTGCACGTCCGCATGAAGAGTCACTGTGAAAACGCCCAGGCCGTAGCAGAGTTCCTGGCGGGTCATGACAAGGTCGCCTGGGTCACCTACTGCGGACTGCCCGGAGACAAATACTATGAACGGGCGCAGAAATACCTGCCCAACGGCTCCTGCGGCGTGGTTTCCTTCGGTGTCAAGGGCGGACGCAAAGCCGCGGAAGCCTTCATGAAACACCTGAAGGTTGCTGCCATCGAAACCCACGTGGCCGATGCCCGCAGCTGCTGCCTGCATCCCGCCAGCGCAACCCACCGCCAGATGAGCGACGAAGAGCTGCTCGCTGCCGGAGTATCTCCTGACCTGGTGCGTTTCAGCGTCGGTCTGGAGAACAAGGACGACCTGATCGAGGATATCGCTCAGGCGCTGGCTGCGATCTGA
- a CDS encoding type I phosphomannose isomerase catalytic subunit: protein MELIRATEQELDELLAFYQHVADNMGKSGLQQWRWGVYPSEEIIREDVLRGDLYYMRSDGALVAAVVFMNGQEPEYDSLTWSCGLRPGIFHRLGVHPSMQGAGMGGLVLDDVLQLLRRSGCDCVRCDTSEQNEHAIRLYEKLGFRRCGKIHWEGAEGDNITFDKPLKRETPLWPILMKPAFRDGALTPWGGNRLHEIYGKETKNDRTGESMEVSCIPGFESTDAQGRKLTELIAEHREKLVGSYADKPFPLLLKLIDVREKLSVQVHPNDAYAAEHENGKLGKTEAWLVLDTPAGGGDLVYGVKQGTTREELKAACDEGTVEKLLNKVKVKRGDVCFIPAGCVHAVGAGVMLYEIQQSSDLTYRFYDWDRADADGNKRELHLDKALDVARLRSAPAMKRVGKAFGTRRVLSEKYFTLDLIHTDTMELLPAVHEFGILTVIEGEMELRFSGGMVAMKAGDTCLLAKNGPELALVGAGTAALAMPG, encoded by the coding sequence ATGGAACTGATTCGGGCAACAGAGCAGGAACTGGATGAACTGCTTGCCTTTTATCAGCATGTGGCGGATAACATGGGAAAAAGCGGCCTGCAGCAGTGGCGCTGGGGCGTGTATCCGAGTGAGGAGATCATCCGGGAGGACGTCCTGCGGGGCGACCTGTATTACATGCGCAGTGACGGGGCCCTGGTGGCGGCGGTCGTGTTTATGAACGGCCAGGAACCGGAGTATGACTCCCTGACCTGGTCCTGCGGGCTGCGGCCCGGCATCTTCCACCGGCTGGGTGTGCATCCCTCCATGCAGGGAGCCGGCATGGGCGGCCTGGTACTGGATGATGTGCTGCAGCTGCTTCGGCGCAGCGGATGCGACTGTGTACGGTGCGATACTTCGGAACAGAATGAACACGCGATCCGGCTGTATGAAAAACTGGGATTCCGCAGGTGCGGAAAGATCCACTGGGAAGGCGCGGAAGGCGACAATATCACCTTTGACAAGCCGCTGAAGCGGGAAACGCCCCTGTGGCCGATCCTCATGAAACCGGCTTTCCGGGACGGGGCGCTGACTCCCTGGGGCGGAAACCGGCTGCACGAGATATACGGAAAAGAAACAAAGAACGACCGGACCGGCGAAAGCATGGAGGTCAGCTGTATTCCCGGATTTGAAAGCACAGATGCCCAGGGACGGAAGCTGACGGAACTGATTGCGGAACACCGGGAAAAGCTGGTGGGGAGCTACGCGGACAAGCCGTTTCCGCTGCTGCTGAAGCTGATCGACGTGCGGGAAAAGCTGAGCGTTCAGGTGCATCCGAATGACGCTTACGCCGCGGAACATGAGAACGGCAAGCTGGGCAAGACTGAAGCATGGCTGGTACTGGATACGCCTGCCGGCGGCGGTGACCTGGTGTACGGCGTGAAGCAGGGGACAACCCGGGAGGAACTGAAGGCGGCGTGCGATGAAGGCACCGTGGAAAAGCTGCTGAACAAAGTGAAGGTCAAGCGGGGAGACGTATGCTTTATTCCCGCGGGCTGTGTGCATGCTGTCGGAGCAGGCGTGATGCTGTATGAGATCCAGCAGTCTTCCGACCTGACCTACCGGTTCTATGACTGGGACCGGGCGGATGCGGATGGAAATAAGCGGGAACTGCATCTGGACAAGGCGCTGGATGTGGCACGGCTGAGGAGCGCACCGGCCATGAAACGGGTCGGGAAGGCTTTCGGTACCCGCCGGGTGCTGTCTGAAAAGTATTTCACACTGGATCTGATCCATACCGATACGATGGAACTGCTGCCCGCTGTTCACGAGTTCGGCATCCTGACCGTGATCGAGGGGGAGATGGAGCTTCGTTTCTCCGGTGGTATGGTGGCGATGAAGGCAGGGGATACCTGCCTGCTGGCGAAGAACGGACCGGAGTTGGCGCTGGTCGGCGCTGGAACCGCTGCGCTGGCGATGCCTGGCTGA
- the hflX gene encoding GTPase HflX: MIKHNVNGNIEGVRDAMLARLDSLYSYELEEGEFLPRELMKILAECSCALNREIAVYITRDGEIVNVAIGTDCDVELTDFRLRRNTSRLSRVRCVHTHPDGDGRLSDVDLSALKIFRYDAMTAVGVKDNEPVIVQTSFLGENAEVILTPTERWYKLPDAEWLAQIEESDRLVGREETEKMEDGREKAVLMGIESEESLEELARLAETAGAQVVGSFLQKRDKPDSALFIGSGRADELARDCQALEADVCIFDEELTGMQVRNLEEVLRIKVVDRTALILDIFAQRASSAEGKLQVELAQLQYRSARLIGQGLVLSRLAGGIGTRGPGESKLEMNRRRIRERMTELRRRLDELEKQRSLRRKSRERNEIPVVALVGYTNAGKSTLLNALTGSDVYVQDQLFATLDAVSRRMVTPENTEYLLTDTVGFIRKLPHTLVSAFRSTLEEAVLADVLVIVSDGSSPEMFRQHDTVEEVLAELGATEQKRIEVINKCDEGDPDPVFPGAVLISAKTGEGLEDLKQKIAETLQASHRPVTFRIPFSRYGILSEIRPLGRVIMENHTDTGTEITLMIAEEDAERLMRKYGTEICLPQE, from the coding sequence ATGATAAAACATAATGTAAACGGAAATATTGAGGGTGTGCGGGACGCAATGCTCGCACGCCTTGACAGCCTGTACAGCTATGAGCTGGAAGAAGGCGAATTCCTGCCCCGGGAGCTGATGAAGATCCTGGCGGAATGTTCCTGCGCGCTGAACCGGGAGATCGCTGTCTATATCACCCGGGACGGGGAGATCGTGAACGTGGCCATCGGCACGGACTGCGATGTGGAACTGACGGACTTCCGCCTGCGCCGGAACACAAGCCGGCTGAGCCGGGTCCGCTGTGTGCATACCCATCCTGACGGAGACGGCCGCCTGAGCGACGTGGATCTGAGCGCGCTGAAGATCTTCCGCTATGACGCCATGACGGCGGTGGGCGTGAAGGACAATGAGCCTGTGATCGTCCAGACGTCCTTCCTCGGGGAAAACGCGGAGGTCATCCTGACGCCGACGGAACGCTGGTACAAGCTGCCGGACGCGGAATGGCTGGCCCAGATTGAGGAAAGCGACCGGCTGGTGGGCCGGGAGGAAACCGAAAAGATGGAGGACGGCCGGGAAAAGGCTGTACTCATGGGCATCGAAAGCGAGGAATCGCTGGAGGAACTGGCACGGCTGGCGGAAACAGCCGGAGCGCAGGTGGTGGGCAGTTTCCTGCAAAAGCGGGACAAGCCGGACAGCGCGCTGTTCATCGGTTCCGGCCGGGCGGATGAACTTGCCCGGGACTGCCAGGCCCTGGAAGCGGACGTATGCATTTTTGATGAAGAACTGACCGGTATGCAGGTGCGGAACCTGGAGGAAGTCCTCCGGATCAAGGTTGTTGACCGGACCGCCCTGATCCTGGACATTTTTGCCCAGCGCGCTTCCAGCGCGGAAGGCAAGCTGCAGGTGGAACTGGCACAGCTGCAATACCGCTCTGCCAGGCTGATCGGCCAGGGCCTGGTGCTCAGCCGGCTGGCCGGCGGTATCGGTACCCGGGGCCCCGGCGAAAGCAAACTGGAAATGAACCGGCGCCGCATCCGAGAACGGATGACAGAACTGAGGCGGCGGCTGGATGAACTGGAGAAGCAGCGAAGCCTGCGCCGCAAGAGTCGGGAACGGAATGAGATTCCCGTGGTAGCACTGGTGGGCTATACCAATGCCGGCAAGAGCACCCTGCTCAATGCCCTGACCGGATCGGACGTTTATGTTCAGGATCAGCTGTTTGCGACCCTGGACGCGGTTTCCCGCCGCATGGTGACACCGGAGAACACGGAGTACCTGCTTACGGACACCGTAGGCTTTATCCGCAAGCTGCCCCACACGCTGGTCAGTGCTTTCCGCTCCACACTGGAGGAAGCGGTGCTGGCGGACGTGCTGGTGATCGTATCGGATGGCTCCAGCCCGGAAATGTTCAGGCAGCACGATACCGTGGAGGAGGTTCTTGCGGAGCTCGGAGCTACGGAACAGAAACGCATTGAGGTTATCAACAAGTGCGACGAGGGAGATCCGGATCCGGTATTTCCCGGAGCGGTCCTGATCTCCGCGAAGACCGGCGAGGGCCTGGAAGACCTGAAGCAGAAGATTGCGGAGACCCTGCAGGCATCCCACCGCCCGGTGACCTTCCGTATTCCCTTCAGCCGCTACGGGATCCTTTCGGAGATCCGTCCGCTGGGCCGGGTGATCATGGAAAACCACACGGATACCGGCACGGAGATCACCCTGATGATCGCGGAGGAAGACGCGGAACGCCTGATGAGGAAGTACGGAACGGAAATCTGCCTGCCGCAGGAATGA
- the rsmA gene encoding 16S rRNA (adenine(1518)-N(6)/adenine(1519)-N(6))-dimethyltransferase RsmA, with protein sequence MSKTKERIRESNLRYKQSLGQNFLYDEGLLAELTAAAGVTKDEDVLEIGPGCGSLTKHLCDAANRVLAVELDERLIPLLHAFLDEKKNLTVVQGDVMSLNLQEVTAELKKPFAVVANIPYYITTPLIKLLLGGDLPVSRLALMVQQEVADKILAQPGEDAWGPLSILCQFLCEPRLAVKVPAEMFTPPPKVDSAFVVLPVREKPAVEVKDRDLFFRVANAAFALRRKTMVNNLCATFRVDRAKAVEWVTGAGLDEKIRGEKLTLEELASLANVIE encoded by the coding sequence ATGAGTAAGACAAAAGAGCGGATCCGGGAAAGCAATCTCCGGTATAAGCAAAGCCTGGGACAGAACTTCCTTTATGACGAAGGCCTGCTGGCGGAACTGACGGCCGCGGCCGGGGTTACAAAGGATGAGGATGTGCTGGAGATCGGTCCGGGATGCGGCAGCCTGACGAAGCACCTGTGCGACGCGGCGAACCGTGTTTTGGCTGTGGAACTGGATGAGCGGCTGATTCCGCTGCTGCATGCTTTCCTGGACGAGAAAAAGAACCTGACCGTGGTACAAGGGGATGTGATGTCCCTGAACCTGCAGGAGGTTACCGCGGAGCTGAAAAAGCCCTTTGCCGTGGTGGCCAATATTCCGTATTACATTACCACGCCGCTGATCAAGCTGCTGCTGGGCGGAGACCTGCCGGTGAGCCGGCTGGCGCTGATGGTCCAGCAGGAAGTGGCGGATAAGATCCTGGCGCAGCCCGGGGAGGATGCCTGGGGACCGCTGTCGATCCTGTGCCAGTTCCTGTGCGAGCCGCGGCTGGCGGTGAAGGTGCCTGCGGAGATGTTCACGCCTCCGCCGAAGGTGGACAGCGCCTTTGTGGTGCTGCCTGTGCGGGAGAAGCCCGCTGTGGAAGTGAAGGACCGGGATCTGTTCTTCCGGGTGGCGAACGCGGCGTTCGCGCTGAGGAGAAAGACGATGGTGAATAACCTGTGCGCCACGTTCCGCGTGGACCGCGCGAAAGCGGTGGAATGGGTGACGGGAGCCGGGCTGGACGAGAAGATCCGCGGAGAAAAGCTTACTCTGGAAGAATTGGCGTCTTTAGCCAATGTGATTGAATGA